Proteins encoded together in one Olsenella timonensis window:
- a CDS encoding NAD(P)/FAD-dependent oxidoreductase, whose protein sequence is MIEVSGIRVPLKALDGTDERELAACRRALARRLGVRERDLALVERRRRSIDARRRGNVQLTFTLRAELAPGASARDDRGVRAVDERRYDFPAPVGRASERPVVVGAGCAGLFCALALARAGLEPLLVERGDDAARRSEAVRRHDETGELDPESNIQFGVGGAGTFSDGKLQTGTKSPAHRLILETFVAAGAQPQILWDAKPHIGSDVLPRVVTDIVRQIEEAGGEVRTRCRMSDLDVSGGRVRSVTLVRADDAGVEHEERVETGCVVLACGHSARDVLELLRGRGVTMERKTFAMGVRIEHLQADIDRALYGGAAGHPALGAAPYSLSCHLPSGRSAFSFCMCPGGYVVSAASEPGGVCTNGMSLSDRAGSNANSGLLANVFPDDLPGDDVLAGVELQRSCERAAFASGGGAFVAPAQLVGDFLQEAPSSDGGRVHPTYPRGVSWGDVTPCLPAYVAETLRAALPELGRRLRGFDAADAVLTGVETRSSSPVRVTRGDDGQSVSTRGLWPVGEGAGYAGGIMSAATDGILAAEKIVSSLSAGTGRPRP, encoded by the coding sequence ATGATCGAGGTTTCTGGCATACGGGTCCCCCTCAAGGCGCTGGACGGCACGGACGAGCGGGAGCTGGCAGCATGCCGGCGCGCGCTCGCGCGGAGGCTCGGCGTGCGCGAGCGGGACCTCGCGCTCGTGGAGCGCAGGCGCCGCTCGATCGACGCGCGCAGGCGCGGCAACGTGCAGCTCACGTTCACGCTGCGCGCCGAGCTCGCCCCGGGGGCGAGCGCGAGGGACGACAGGGGCGTCAGGGCGGTGGACGAGCGGCGCTACGACTTCCCCGCGCCCGTCGGGCGGGCGTCGGAGCGCCCCGTCGTCGTGGGCGCGGGGTGCGCGGGGCTCTTCTGCGCGCTCGCGCTCGCGCGCGCCGGACTCGAGCCCCTGCTCGTGGAGCGCGGCGACGACGCCGCGCGGCGCTCCGAGGCGGTGCGGCGCCACGACGAGACCGGCGAGCTCGACCCCGAGAGCAACATCCAGTTCGGCGTGGGCGGCGCGGGCACGTTCTCCGACGGGAAGCTCCAGACCGGGACCAAGAGCCCCGCGCACCGCCTCATCCTCGAGACCTTCGTGGCCGCCGGCGCCCAGCCCCAGATCCTCTGGGACGCCAAGCCCCACATCGGAAGCGACGTGCTTCCCCGCGTGGTCACCGACATCGTCCGTCAGATCGAGGAGGCGGGGGGCGAGGTCCGCACCCGCTGCCGCATGAGCGACCTCGACGTCTCCGGCGGGCGCGTGCGCTCCGTCACGCTCGTGAGGGCCGATGACGCCGGCGTCGAGCACGAGGAGCGCGTCGAGACGGGCTGCGTGGTCCTCGCCTGCGGTCACTCCGCGCGCGACGTCCTCGAGCTGCTGCGCGGGCGCGGTGTGACCATGGAGCGCAAGACCTTCGCGATGGGCGTGCGCATCGAGCATCTCCAGGCGGACATCGACCGGGCGCTCTACGGCGGCGCGGCGGGGCACCCCGCCCTCGGCGCCGCCCCCTACAGCCTCTCGTGCCACCTTCCCTCCGGGCGCAGCGCCTTCTCGTTCTGCATGTGCCCCGGCGGCTACGTGGTCTCCGCCGCGAGCGAGCCGGGCGGCGTGTGCACCAACGGCATGAGCCTCTCGGACCGGGCGGGCTCCAACGCCAACTCGGGCCTGCTCGCCAACGTCTTCCCAGACGACCTCCCCGGCGACGACGTGCTCGCCGGCGTGGAGCTGCAGCGCTCCTGCGAGCGCGCGGCGTTTGCCTCGGGGGGCGGCGCGTTCGTCGCCCCGGCGCAGCTCGTGGGAGACTTCTTGCAGGAGGCGCCGAGCTCGGACGGCGGGCGCGTGCACCCGACCTACCCGCGGGGCGTGAGCTGGGGGGACGTGACCCCCTGCCTGCCCGCCTATGTGGCGGAGACGCTGCGCGCCGCCCTACCCGAGCTCGGCCGCAGACTGCGCGGCTTCGACGCGGCCGACGCCGTGCTCACGGGCGTGGAGACGCGCTCGAGCTCGCCGGTCCGCGTGACGCGCGGCGACGACGGCCAGAGCGTCTCGACCCGCGGGCTCTGGCCCGTGGGCGAGGGGGCGGGCTACGCGGGCGGGATCATGAGCGCCGCCACCGACGGCATCCTCGCCGCCGAGAAGATCGTCTCGAGCCTCAGCGCGGGGACGGGTCGTCCGCGCCCGTGA
- a CDS encoding DUF2974 domain-containing protein, which yields MGTGVARDEKNLFGYLAREFETLAQRPIGEVDSLVLACLSYFRWPGDEVRGHEGMAVRDLFRAECFHEMTQGLWDPEGLVRLLAAVAASPRFRDVRVCEYVDDFDESAEKQFSACTLRLPAGGAYLSFRGTDNTVVGWKEDFNMAFETGVPSQRAALAYLERVSPMVEGPLYLGGHSKGGNLAVYATARCPEAVAARIGRSFSHDGPGFTEEVLADDGWLDRSHLVSKTVPRSSVIGMLFERQEDYAVVASSTSGLMQHDPFSWVVEGTDFAYETGIGRGASFVDKTLNEWIASMTREERAGFVDTLFSVISAGGRDTFGELGDDWQTTVPAMLRELGALEPGQRAKITRALALLARSVMPDFELPQMPELEMPQLELPDFAALEQERMVLLGERMARLTGADDPSPR from the coding sequence ATGGGGACGGGTGTCGCTCGGGACGAGAAGAACCTCTTCGGGTACCTCGCACGCGAGTTCGAGACGCTGGCGCAGCGCCCGATCGGCGAGGTGGACAGCCTGGTGCTGGCATGCCTGTCGTACTTCCGCTGGCCGGGGGACGAGGTGCGCGGCCATGAGGGGATGGCCGTGCGTGACCTCTTCCGGGCGGAGTGCTTTCATGAGATGACGCAGGGCCTGTGGGACCCCGAGGGGCTCGTGAGGCTGCTCGCCGCCGTCGCGGCGAGCCCCCGCTTCCGCGACGTTCGCGTCTGCGAGTACGTCGACGACTTCGACGAGTCCGCCGAGAAGCAGTTCTCCGCGTGCACGCTGCGACTCCCCGCCGGGGGAGCGTACCTGTCCTTCCGCGGCACCGACAATACGGTCGTGGGCTGGAAGGAGGACTTCAACATGGCGTTCGAGACGGGCGTGCCGTCCCAGCGCGCGGCGCTCGCCTATCTCGAGCGCGTGTCGCCCATGGTGGAGGGGCCGCTCTACCTCGGCGGCCACTCCAAGGGCGGAAACCTCGCCGTCTATGCCACGGCGCGCTGCCCGGAGGCGGTGGCGGCGCGCATCGGGCGTTCGTTCTCGCATGACGGCCCGGGGTTCACGGAGGAGGTGCTCGCGGACGACGGCTGGCTCGACCGCTCGCACCTGGTGTCCAAGACGGTCCCGCGCTCGTCGGTGATTGGCATGCTCTTCGAGCGCCAGGAGGACTACGCCGTCGTCGCGTCGTCGACGAGCGGCCTCATGCAGCACGACCCCTTCTCCTGGGTCGTCGAGGGAACCGACTTCGCCTACGAGACGGGGATCGGGCGCGGGGCGAGCTTCGTGGACAAGACCCTCAACGAGTGGATCGCGAGCATGACGCGCGAGGAGCGCGCTGGCTTCGTGGACACGCTCTTCTCGGTGATCAGCGCCGGCGGGAGGGACACGTTCGGGGAGCTGGGGGACGACTGGCAGACCACGGTCCCCGCGATGCTGCGCGAGCTGGGCGCCCTCGAGCCCGGTCAGCGGGCCAAGATCACGCGCGCCCTCGCCCTGCTTGCCCGCTCGGTCATGCCGGACTTCGAGCTTCCGCAGATGCCCGAGCTCGAGATGCCGCAGCTCGAGCTGCCCGACTTTGCCGCGCTCGAGCAGGAGAGGATGGTCCTGCTCGGGGAGCGGATGGCGAGGCTCACGGGCGCGGACGACCCGTCCCCGCGCTGA
- the uvrB gene encoding excinuclease ABC subunit UvrB: protein MADEGAARDPERVGGELVRFGREGAGEPLRVVSPYEPAGDQPQAIERLADGVERGLRYQTLMGVTGSGKTYTMAKTIERLGRPTLIMEPNKTLAAQVASEMRELFPNNSVVYFVSYYDYYQPEAYVPQTDTYIEKDASINEEVEKLRHQATSSLLSRRDVIVVASVSCIYGIGSPQDYAGLAPNVSKDEPLERDDLIKSLIDIQYDRNDYDLSRGTFRVRGDTVDVFPPYAENPLRISFFGDEVELIAEVDGVTGELVREFDAVPIWPASHYVTERPKVTHALETIGEELEQRVAELKANDLLLEAQRLAQRTSYDLEMLETMGYCNGIENYSRHLDGRKAGEPPYTLIDYFPSDMVCIIDESHVTVPQIRGMYEGDRSRKVTLVDHGFRLPSALDNRPLRFDEFEARVPQFIYVSATPGDYEESVTQQQVEQIIRPTGLLDPKVDVRPVNGQIDDLIAEIKERVARKERVLVTTLTKRMAEDLTDHLLDEGVRVNYMHSDTATLDRVDIIRDLRVGKIDVLVGINLLREGLDIPEVSLVAILDADKEGFLRNRRSLIQTMGRAARNAQGEVIMYADTITDSMRAAIGETNRRRALQEAFNEEHGIVPRTVKKSITDVSSFISEAEATLEGKTRDRHGTGSHGAFESLSAPAESEETARSVAAELAGLSKAELADVVDALEEEMAAASEAMDFEAAARIRDQIVEIRTRVEGGSADEVIERLRAGARKGSAHATRRRYRPRRK, encoded by the coding sequence ATGGCAGACGAGGGTGCGGCCCGGGATCCGGAGCGGGTGGGCGGCGAACTGGTGCGCTTTGGGCGCGAGGGCGCGGGCGAGCCGCTTCGCGTGGTCTCGCCCTACGAGCCTGCCGGCGACCAGCCCCAAGCCATAGAGAGGCTGGCGGACGGCGTCGAGCGGGGACTCCGCTACCAGACGCTCATGGGCGTCACCGGCTCGGGCAAGACCTACACCATGGCCAAGACCATCGAGCGACTGGGCCGCCCCACGCTGATCATGGAGCCCAACAAGACGCTCGCCGCCCAGGTGGCGAGCGAGATGCGGGAGCTCTTCCCCAACAACTCGGTCGTCTACTTCGTGAGCTACTACGACTACTACCAGCCCGAGGCATACGTTCCCCAGACGGACACCTACATAGAGAAGGACGCCTCGATCAACGAGGAGGTCGAGAAGCTCCGCCACCAGGCGACCTCGAGCCTGCTCTCGCGGCGCGACGTCATCGTGGTCGCCTCCGTCTCGTGCATCTACGGCATCGGAAGCCCGCAGGACTACGCCGGGCTCGCGCCCAACGTGAGCAAGGACGAGCCGCTCGAGCGCGACGACCTCATCAAGAGCCTGATAGACATCCAGTATGACCGCAACGACTACGACCTCTCGCGCGGCACGTTCCGCGTGCGCGGAGACACCGTGGACGTGTTCCCGCCCTATGCCGAGAACCCGCTGCGCATCTCCTTCTTCGGCGACGAGGTCGAGCTCATCGCTGAGGTGGACGGCGTCACCGGCGAGCTGGTGCGCGAGTTCGACGCCGTCCCCATCTGGCCCGCCTCGCACTACGTGACCGAGCGCCCCAAGGTGACGCACGCCCTCGAGACCATAGGCGAGGAGCTCGAGCAGCGCGTGGCGGAGCTCAAGGCCAACGACCTCCTGCTCGAGGCCCAGCGCCTCGCGCAGCGCACGAGCTACGACCTCGAGATGCTCGAGACGATGGGCTATTGCAACGGCATCGAGAACTACTCGCGCCACCTCGACGGGCGCAAGGCGGGCGAGCCGCCGTACACGCTGATCGACTACTTCCCCAGCGACATGGTCTGCATCATCGACGAGTCACACGTGACGGTGCCCCAAATCCGCGGCATGTACGAGGGCGACCGCTCGCGCAAGGTCACGCTCGTGGACCATGGCTTCCGCCTGCCCTCCGCCCTCGACAACCGCCCGCTGCGCTTCGACGAGTTCGAGGCGCGCGTGCCGCAGTTCATCTACGTCTCCGCCACGCCCGGCGACTACGAGGAGTCGGTCACCCAGCAGCAGGTGGAGCAGATCATCCGCCCCACCGGTCTTCTCGACCCCAAGGTCGACGTCCGACCCGTCAACGGCCAGATCGACGACCTCATCGCAGAGATCAAGGAGCGCGTGGCCAGGAAGGAGCGCGTGCTCGTGACCACGCTCACCAAGCGCATGGCCGAGGACCTCACCGACCACCTGCTCGACGAGGGCGTCCGCGTGAACTACATGCACTCCGACACCGCCACGCTTGACCGCGTGGACATCATTCGCGACCTGCGCGTGGGCAAGATCGACGTGCTCGTGGGCATCAACCTGCTGCGCGAGGGCCTGGACATCCCCGAGGTCTCGCTCGTGGCGATCCTTGACGCTGACAAGGAGGGGTTCCTGCGCAACCGACGCTCGCTGATCCAGACCATGGGCCGTGCGGCGAGAAACGCCCAGGGCGAGGTCATCATGTACGCGGACACGATCACGGACTCCATGCGGGCAGCGATCGGCGAGACCAACCGTCGGCGCGCCCTGCAGGAGGCCTTCAACGAGGAGCACGGCATCGTGCCGCGCACGGTCAAGAAGTCCATCACGGACGTCTCGTCGTTCATCTCCGAGGCGGAGGCCACGCTCGAGGGCAAGACGCGTGATCGTCACGGCACGGGCAGCCACGGCGCCTTCGAGAGCCTCTCGGCGCCGGCCGAGAGCGAGGAGACGGCCCGCTCGGTGGCCGCCGAGCTGGCGGGCCTCTCCAAGGCCGAGCTGGCCGACGTGGTCGACGCGCTCGAGGAGGAGATGGCCGCCGCCTCCGAGGCGATGGACTTCGAGGCCGCGGCGCGCATCCGCGACCAGATCGTGGAGATTCGCACCCGCGTGGAGGGGGGCAGCGCCGACGAGGTGATCGAGCGCCTCAGGGCGGGGGCCCGCAAGGGCTCGGCCCACGCCACGCGACGTCGCTACCGTCCGAGGAGAAAGTAG
- a CDS encoding lytic transglycosylase domain-containing protein, with product MRWLVALPVALLALALACLAAMAADQTGLGRRLFYPIHHAGAIEAACERHGVDPLLACAIIKCESGWDEGARSSAGALGLMQVMPQTAESLAALGLVDADRWDPGELTDPEVNIEYGVACLAYLQGQLPGLDEAIAAYNAGIGAVQGWLAEGRDIPEDAAYAETRAYVERVRDAYEGYRRGYPEGVTGA from the coding sequence ATGCGGTGGCTCGTTGCGCTGCCCGTGGCCCTTCTCGCCCTTGCGCTCGCCTGCCTCGCCGCGATGGCCGCGGACCAGACGGGTCTCGGGCGGCGGCTCTTCTACCCCATCCACCACGCCGGGGCAATCGAGGCCGCGTGCGAGCGCCACGGCGTCGACCCGCTGCTCGCGTGCGCGATCATCAAGTGCGAGTCGGGCTGGGACGAGGGGGCCCGCTCGAGCGCGGGGGCCCTTGGGCTCATGCAGGTCATGCCGCAGACCGCAGAGAGCCTGGCCGCCCTGGGGCTCGTCGACGCGGATCGCTGGGATCCGGGCGAGCTCACCGACCCCGAGGTCAACATCGAGTACGGCGTCGCGTGCCTGGCGTACCTGCAGGGGCAGCTCCCCGGGCTCGACGAGGCGATCGCCGCCTACAACGCAGGCATCGGGGCGGTCCAGGGGTGGCTGGCGGAGGGTCGGGACATCCCCGAGGACGCGGCGTATGCCGAGACGCGCGCCTACGTCGAGCGCGTGCGCGACGCCTACGAGGGCTATCGACGGGGCTATCCCGAGGGCGTCACGGGAGCGTGA
- the coaE gene encoding dephospho-CoA kinase (Dephospho-CoA kinase (CoaE) performs the final step in coenzyme A biosynthesis.), which produces MHTVFLAGGTASGKSTAARELERLGAWRIDLDELSRAVLAPGSECLSEVCDAFGDDVVDAGTGVLDRALLARRAFADAESAELLERIELPHIRAMLVRMLTSGICGQREPACCVVEVPLLDRVEGMVDLADEVVVVTCPLEVRRARAEGRGMDPADFDRRVARQPSDAYLRSHATTVIENTAGEKDLLSAVRRWWDAHGWA; this is translated from the coding sequence ATGCACACGGTGTTTCTCGCCGGGGGGACGGCGTCGGGGAAGTCGACGGCTGCGCGCGAGCTGGAGCGGCTCGGGGCGTGGCGCATTGACCTCGACGAGCTGTCCCGTGCCGTGCTCGCGCCGGGCTCGGAGTGCCTGTCCGAGGTCTGCGACGCCTTTGGCGACGACGTGGTCGACGCGGGGACCGGCGTGCTCGACCGCGCCCTTCTCGCACGGCGAGCCTTTGCGGACGCGGAGTCCGCGGAGCTGCTCGAGCGCATCGAGCTCCCCCACATCCGAGCGATGCTCGTTCGGATGCTGACCTCGGGCATCTGCGGCCAGCGGGAGCCGGCGTGCTGCGTGGTCGAGGTGCCGCTGCTCGACCGCGTGGAGGGCATGGTCGACCTCGCCGACGAGGTGGTCGTGGTGACGTGCCCGCTCGAGGTCAGGAGGGCACGGGCGGAGGGGCGCGGCATGGACCCCGCCGACTTTGACCGACGGGTGGCGCGCCAGCCCTCCGACGCGTACCTGCGCTCGCACGCCACCACCGTGATCGAGAACACGGCGGGCGAGAAGGACCTGCTCTCGGCCGTCCGTCGCTGGTGGGATGCGCATGGCTGGGCGTAG
- a CDS encoding ATP-binding cassette domain-containing protein, with product MSDRPFLKDVEKHYGQVVVLDGASASFAPGRTHVLMGPSGAGKTTLLRLLAGLEEPDAGEVGRMGGARVAMTFQEDRLCDNLTVTANIRLPHGRLRGAERAAFLALEREACAMVGLPCDERPVRALSGGQRRRVAILRCVLADADLLLFDEPLRGMDEGTVGDVMRYVMPRLDGRTVLWVTHDDRELAFFSDPVCWCVEGGRVERRTAHRCPHVR from the coding sequence ATGAGCGACCGGCCGTTCCTCAAAGACGTCGAGAAGCACTACGGGCAGGTCGTCGTGCTCGACGGCGCGTCGGCTTCGTTCGCCCCGGGGCGCACGCACGTGCTGATGGGCCCGTCCGGCGCGGGCAAGACCACGCTGCTGCGGCTGCTGGCGGGACTCGAGGAGCCCGATGCGGGCGAGGTCGGGCGCATGGGCGGGGCCCGCGTCGCCATGACGTTCCAGGAGGACCGGCTCTGCGACAACCTCACGGTCACGGCCAACATCCGCCTCCCGCACGGGCGCCTGCGCGGGGCCGAGCGCGCGGCGTTCCTCGCCCTCGAGCGCGAGGCGTGTGCGATGGTGGGACTTCCCTGTGACGAGCGCCCGGTCCGCGCGCTCTCCGGCGGGCAGCGTCGCCGCGTCGCCATCCTGCGGTGCGTCCTCGCCGACGCCGACCTGCTCCTCTTCGACGAGCCGCTCAGGGGCATGGATGAGGGGACCGTGGGAGACGTCATGCGCTACGTCATGCCCCGCCTCGACGGACGGACCGTCCTCTGGGTCACCCATGACGACCGCGAGCTGGCGTTCTTCTCGGACCCGGTGTGCTGGTGCGTCGAGGGCGGGCGTGTCGAGCGCCGCACGGCGCACCGCTGTCCGCATGTGCGATGA
- a CDS encoding ABC transporter permease — translation MGRPGDKDAGSGGRLRTWAVRLACVAFWLAVWQLAAWAVDARIILVGPLEVAARLVSLLATGEFWASVAVSLGRIGVGFVSAVVAGTALAALASRSVAVRELLAPLMGAMKAVPVASFVILVLLWVSSRDLSVVIALVMALPVVYTNVLEGIGQTDPRLLEMCDVFSVRGWDRVRLVYASQVLPYFRAAVTLALGLSWKAGIAAEVIGLPDFTIGEHLYDAKVYLDTPSLFAWTVAIVAISVALESLVRLLLDRAAARWEARP, via the coding sequence TTGGGCCGACCGGGCGACAAGGACGCGGGGTCGGGCGGGCGGCTCCGGACGTGGGCCGTCCGTCTCGCCTGCGTGGCGTTCTGGCTCGCGGTGTGGCAGCTCGCCGCTTGGGCGGTCGACGCGCGCATCATCCTCGTGGGCCCGCTCGAGGTTGCCGCGCGGCTCGTCTCGCTCCTCGCGACCGGCGAGTTCTGGGCCTCCGTCGCCGTCTCGCTCGGGCGCATCGGGGTCGGGTTCGTCTCGGCGGTCGTGGCGGGCACCGCGCTCGCTGCGCTCGCGAGCCGCTCCGTCGCGGTCCGCGAGCTGCTCGCCCCGCTTATGGGCGCGATGAAGGCGGTGCCGGTCGCCTCCTTCGTGATCCTCGTCCTGCTGTGGGTCTCCTCGCGCGACCTCTCGGTGGTCATCGCCCTCGTCATGGCGCTTCCCGTCGTCTACACCAACGTGCTCGAGGGCATCGGCCAGACCGACCCGCGCCTGCTCGAGATGTGCGACGTCTTTTCGGTGCGCGGCTGGGACCGGGTGCGCTTGGTCTACGCGTCGCAGGTGCTCCCGTACTTCCGCGCCGCCGTGACGCTCGCGCTCGGGCTGTCGTGGAAGGCGGGGATCGCGGCAGAGGTCATCGGGCTGCCTGACTTCACGATCGGCGAGCACCTCTACGACGCCAAGGTCTACCTCGACACCCCCTCCCTCTTCGCCTGGACCGTTGCCATCGTCGCGATCTCCGTCGCGCTCGAGTCGCTCGTGCGCCTCCTGCTCGACCGGGCCGCCGCCCGCTGGGAGGCGAGGCCATGA
- a CDS encoding ABC transporter substrate-binding protein, with protein MRVDRRTFLKAAVAGSAALSLAACGGTTAQEPDAGDEQTEQEATADPVAVRTVALKGPTAMGLVKFMSDADAGELADNDYTFQIVASPDEVTPLVAKGEVDVAAVPANLASVLYNKNDAGVRAIAINTLGVLYICELGDTIQSVADLKGRTIYASGKGSTPEYGLQYVLEKNGLVVGTDVQIEWKSEHAECVQALATASGPAVAMLPQPFVTTAQAQNDQIRVALDLTEEWDRVQTGDERSSMVTGVAIVRSEFADENPAAVDAFLGHYAESVDFVNGDVEAAAELVGDYDIVAAAVAQKAIPECNIVCVTGADMKERLSGYLAVLADQNPEAVGGALPGDDFYYGA; from the coding sequence ATGCGTGTTGACAGAAGGACGTTTCTAAAGGCCGCCGTCGCCGGCTCCGCGGCGCTCTCGCTCGCCGCCTGCGGCGGCACGACCGCCCAGGAGCCTGACGCCGGGGATGAGCAGACCGAGCAGGAGGCGACGGCCGACCCAGTTGCCGTGCGCACCGTGGCGCTCAAGGGCCCCACCGCCATGGGCCTCGTGAAGTTCATGAGCGACGCAGACGCCGGTGAGCTCGCCGACAACGACTACACGTTCCAGATCGTTGCCTCGCCCGACGAGGTCACCCCGCTCGTCGCCAAGGGCGAGGTCGACGTCGCCGCCGTCCCCGCGAACCTTGCCTCCGTCCTCTACAACAAGAACGACGCCGGCGTGCGCGCCATCGCGATCAACACCCTCGGCGTCCTCTACATCTGCGAGCTGGGCGACACCATCCAGAGCGTCGCCGACCTCAAGGGCAGGACCATCTACGCCTCCGGCAAGGGGTCCACGCCCGAGTACGGGCTCCAGTACGTCCTCGAGAAGAACGGTCTCGTCGTGGGCACCGACGTGCAGATCGAGTGGAAGAGCGAGCACGCCGAGTGCGTCCAGGCGCTCGCCACGGCCTCCGGCCCCGCCGTCGCGATGCTCCCGCAGCCCTTCGTGACCACGGCGCAGGCGCAGAACGACCAGATCCGCGTGGCGCTCGACCTGACCGAGGAGTGGGACCGCGTCCAGACCGGCGACGAGAGGAGCTCGATGGTCACCGGCGTGGCGATCGTGCGCTCCGAGTTCGCCGACGAGAACCCCGCCGCCGTCGACGCCTTCCTCGGCCACTACGCCGAGTCCGTCGACTTCGTGAACGGCGACGTCGAGGCCGCGGCCGAGCTCGTGGGCGACTACGACATCGTGGCGGCGGCGGTGGCCCAGAAGGCCATCCCCGAGTGCAACATCGTCTGCGTCACCGGGGCCGACATGAAGGAGCGCCTCTCCGGCTACCTCGCCGTCCTCGCCGACCAGAACCCCGAGGCCGTGGGCGGCGCGCTGCCGGGCGACGACTTCTACTACGGCGCCTAG
- the rpsA gene encoding 30S ribosomal protein S1: MSEIQNSSIFALDDISDEEMSNLIDGTVTDFDEGGLVTGTVVKIERDEVLLDIGYKSEGVIPSRELSIRKDVNPAEVVSMGEEIEALVLQKEDKEGRLVLSKKRAEYERAWNAVEEKFNSGETVEGEVIEVVKGGLILDIGLRGFLPASLVDLRRVKDLNAYLGTRIEARVIEMDRNRNNVVLSRRVVLEEARKAERQEILSKLQVGMRLKGTVSSIVDFGAFVDLGGIDGLVHISELSWNHVNHPSEVVKVGQEVEVQVLDVDLNRERISLGLKQTTEDPWRSLVKKYPIDAIVEGTVTKLVTFGAFVDLGEGVEGLVHISEMAKTHVDQPSQVCSVGDTVQVKVMEIDLDRRRISLSMKAAAETLGIEVEVKPLPESDRPAEEPEAEETVEE, from the coding sequence TTGAGTGAGATTCAGAACTCGTCCATCTTCGCGCTGGACGACATCTCCGACGAGGAGATGAGCAACCTCATCGACGGCACCGTGACCGACTTCGACGAGGGTGGTCTGGTTACCGGCACCGTCGTGAAGATCGAGCGCGACGAGGTTCTGCTTGACATCGGCTACAAGTCCGAGGGCGTCATCCCGTCCCGCGAGCTGTCCATCCGCAAGGACGTCAACCCCGCCGAGGTCGTCTCCATGGGCGAGGAGATCGAGGCGCTTGTCCTCCAGAAGGAGGACAAGGAGGGCCGCCTGGTCCTGTCCAAGAAGCGCGCCGAGTACGAGCGCGCCTGGAACGCCGTCGAGGAGAAGTTCAACTCCGGCGAGACCGTCGAGGGCGAGGTCATCGAGGTCGTCAAGGGCGGCCTGATCCTCGACATCGGCCTGCGCGGCTTCCTGCCCGCCTCCCTCGTCGACCTGCGTCGCGTCAAGGACCTCAACGCCTACCTCGGCACCCGCATCGAGGCCCGCGTCATCGAGATGGACCGCAACCGCAACAACGTCGTCCTCTCCCGCCGCGTCGTCCTCGAGGAGGCCCGCAAGGCCGAGCGCCAGGAGATCCTCTCCAAGCTCCAGGTCGGCATGCGCCTCAAGGGCACCGTCTCCTCGATCGTCGACTTCGGCGCCTTCGTCGACCTCGGCGGCATCGACGGCCTCGTGCACATCTCCGAGCTCTCCTGGAACCACGTCAACCACCCCTCCGAGGTCGTCAAGGTCGGCCAGGAGGTCGAGGTCCAGGTGCTCGACGTCGACCTCAACCGCGAGCGCATCTCCCTCGGCCTCAAGCAGACCACCGAGGACCCCTGGCGCTCGCTCGTCAAGAAGTACCCGATCGACGCCATCGTCGAGGGCACCGTCACCAAGCTCGTCACCTTTGGCGCGTTCGTCGACCTCGGCGAGGGCGTGGAGGGCCTCGTGCACATCTCCGAGATGGCCAAGACCCACGTCGACCAGCCGTCCCAGGTCTGCTCCGTGGGCGACACCGTCCAGGTGAAGGTCATGGAGATCGACCTCGACCGTCGTCGCATCTCCCTGTCCATGAAGGCCGCCGCCGAGACGCTCGGCATCGAGGTTGAGGTCAAGCCGCTCCCCGAGAGCGACAGGCCCGCCGAGGAGCCCGAGGCCGAGGAGACCGTCGAGGAGTAG
- a CDS encoding HAD family hydrolase has protein sequence MIRAVLFDLDDTLLRLNLTAFIARYVAGATRLLASAARMSPAALGIPYVRAFLAMDAQDREDSLTNERLFNKTILESTGIPLDDPVIADLMTYYETDIVPSFSGGIVSARPVDGARAAVEAVHDAGLVCALATNPTFSLACDRARMGWAGVSEDDFALVSTYSNSTRCKPSLRYYQEFANLLGVRLEECLMVGNDAARDIVRPDCGLRTAYVGHARPKDAVWRGPMERLARELPDLVERLNESDA, from the coding sequence GTGATCAGGGCGGTGCTCTTCGATCTTGACGACACGCTGCTGAGGCTCAACCTCACGGCGTTCATCGCGCGCTACGTCGCCGGCGCCACGCGTCTGCTCGCGAGCGCGGCCCGCATGAGCCCCGCCGCGCTCGGCATCCCCTACGTGCGCGCGTTTCTCGCCATGGACGCCCAGGACCGAGAGGACTCCCTCACCAACGAGCGGCTCTTCAACAAGACCATCCTCGAGTCCACGGGCATCCCGCTCGACGACCCCGTCATCGCCGATCTCATGACCTACTACGAGACCGACATCGTCCCCTCCTTCTCGGGCGGCATCGTCTCGGCCCGCCCCGTCGACGGGGCCCGCGCCGCCGTCGAGGCGGTGCATGACGCCGGGCTCGTCTGCGCGCTCGCGACCAACCCGACCTTCTCGCTCGCCTGCGACCGGGCGCGCATGGGCTGGGCGGGGGTGAGCGAGGACGACTTTGCGCTCGTCTCGACCTACTCCAACTCCACGCGCTGCAAGCCGAGCCTTCGCTACTACCAGGAGTTTGCCAACCTCCTCGGCGTGCGCCTCGAGGAGTGCCTCATGGTTGGCAACGACGCGGCGCGCGACATCGTCCGCCCGGACTGCGGGCTGCGCACCGCCTACGTCGGCCACGCCCGGCCCAAGGACGCCGTCTGGCGCGGGCCCATGGAGCGCCTCGCCCGCGAGCTGCCCGACCTCGTCGAGCGCCTGAACGAGAGCGACGCGTAG